GAACCCCGTCGGTTGCACGAGGACGATGTGCGCGAACGGTCGCGAGACGGCCTGGGCCCGCGCATCCACACGATGGCGCACGGGTCCGCATTGCATCGTGACGATGGGATGGTGACCGTCCTTGCGCGTCACGGTCGCCGACAGCCCCACCACGAACCTGGCCTTCGCCTGTCAGACCACCGCCTCGAAGGTCTGCGCCGACACGTGATGGCACTCGTCAACGACGACGTGGCCATAGTCGGCGACGCGATCATCGACCACGCCCTTCTTGATGAGGCTCTGTATGAGGGCGACATCGATCGCCCCCGTCGTGCGTCCGCGTCCACCGCTCACCCGGCCGATCGATTTCGCCGGGAGACCGAGGAACGTCGAGAGCCGCTCGACCCATTGGTCGAGGAGCTGGCGTCGGTGGACGAGCACGAGCGTGTTCACCCGACGTCGGGCGATCAGCCAAGCGGCGACCACCGTCTTGCCGAACGCGGTGGTTGCTGCCAGCACACCCGTGTCGTGCGACACCATCGCCTCGGCAGCGGCCATCTGCTCGGGCCTCAGTTCGCCCGTGAACGTCACGTCCACAGGCCGCCCGCCTTCGCGGTGGTCACGCACGATGGGGCGGATGCCGAGGCTCGTCAGCTCATGGCGAACGTCGTCGAGGCACCCCCGCGGCAAGCGGACAGGTGCCAGCGAATGACCTCGTCAGTGACCGGGAGGAAGCGTCGATGCGGACAGACCGCACACTTGACCTGGGGCTTCTCGCAGACCCCGCGCACCCATTCGTTCGCGCACGCCGGGGCGTACCCGGACTTGCCGGTCCTCCGGCTCTCGAACCGCCGCGGGTAGACGTCTTCGCGGCCGCGAAACAGCGACCGAAAGAAGGCAATCTTGGCCGCTGCCGTCGAGTGTCGGTTGATCGCTTCGCTGCTGGCGCGGACGGGCGACTCCGCGGGGGCGAGACCAGACATCAACTACGGCACGTCGGGCTCGGAACGACGGGCAGCGGAGGGCCATCGCTGCAGATCGTCGATGGCATCGAAGTGCGCGTCGGAGGCCGCAAGCGGCACCTGGTGCTCGACGCACAACGCCGCGATCCAGAGGTCGTTCTCCGGAATGGGCTTGCCCTTCTGCCTCAGAGCGAGGCGCAGCCTGGCGTAGACCTCCGCGGTGGCGACCGTGACGTTCAGAACGACGCAGCGAGTGACGAGTGCGTCAACCTTGGCGAGATTCTCCAGCGCCTTCCGCGAGTTGAGGGCTCCGTATCGCAGCTCGCCGACCACGGGAGCCGGCAGCAGGTGGTCGCTGACGCTGGTCAGCAACCGGGCATCGGCCGTCGCCGCCAGGACGTCGATTGCCACACTCGTGTCGAGCGCGACACGCTCACCACTCCCTGGGGTCGATGCGCTCGAACTCACTGTCGATGATCTCCCGCAGTTCCTGAGCATCCTCAGCGGAGAGCGAGCCCGTCACCTCGGCGAGCGCCGACAGCGGTTCCTCGACGTCCACCGTCAACGTGACGTGGTGATGCTCGACAAGGCCCCTGGGACGGCGGAGCGGCCGGAACACGCCGTTCTCGAACACGGCAGGAATGGTCTCGGTCATAAACACGATCCTAGCAGGTCCGCTATCGCGTGACCGTCGATGGCATAACGGTACCATCGCTCCTCGGCCAGCACGTTGGGCCTGGCAGGATACGCGGGTTCAGCCCTGCACCCACGTGGCTTGGTCCGGGATCCGAGCCGTGAAAAGGCGCCTGTTTTCGATGGTCACAGGCGCGAGTGCTCGATTCGACATCGCCCCCGTTGCACCCGGTTGCACGCGGGAACCCGCTACGCCCAGCTAAGTTGTTGACAACAAAGGATCGGATGTTGGCGGAGAGGGTGGGATTCGAACC
Above is a window of Acidobacteriota bacterium DNA encoding:
- a CDS encoding PIN domain-containing protein, coding for MAIDVLAATADARLLTSVSDHLLPAPVVGELRYGALNSRKALENLAKVDALVTRCVVLNVTVATAEVYARLRLALRQKGKPIPENDLWIAALCVEHQVPLAASDAHFDAIDDLQRWPSAARRSEPDVP
- a CDS encoding antitoxin family protein; the protein is MTETIPAVFENGVFRPLRRPRGLVEHHHVTLTVDVEEPLSALAEVTGSLSAEDAQELREIIDSEFERIDPREW